Proteins from a genomic interval of Nocardia sp. BMG51109:
- the nirD gene encoding nitrite reductase small subunit NirD, which translates to MTVIDTPGIARSATGWTSACRLDYLIPGRGVAVLLKDGRQAALFLLPDGSLYAVGNIDPFGRAAVMSRGIVGDRGGEPVVASPLLKQAFSLLDGRCLDDASTALPVYAVRVADGVVGVSNDTVDCLEDSA; encoded by the coding sequence ATGACCGTGATCGACACCCCCGGCATTGCTCGGTCCGCTACGGGTTGGACCTCGGCTTGCCGTCTCGACTACCTCATTCCGGGCCGCGGCGTGGCGGTGTTACTGAAAGACGGCCGCCAGGCCGCTCTGTTCCTGCTGCCCGACGGCAGCCTCTACGCCGTCGGCAATATCGACCCGTTCGGGCGGGCCGCGGTGATGTCGCGCGGCATCGTCGGCGACCGCGGCGGTGAGCCGGTGGTGGCGTCGCCGCTGCTCAAGCAGGCATTCTCGCTGCTGGACGGCCGCTGCCTGGACGATGCGTCGACGGCGCTGCCGGTGTATGCCGTGCGCGTGGCCGACGGTGTCGTGGGCGTGTCGAACGACACCGTGGACTGTCTCGAGGACTCGGCATGA
- the nirB gene encoding nitrite reductase large subunit NirB, producing the protein MNPTVEPTPRKTVVVVGHGMVGHRFVEALRSRDTEGRWQVVVLGEEPRAAYDRVGLSSYVGNWNAGELALPGNEYAGDSLVDLRLGACAETIDRDARKVTTATGDVIGYDALVLATGSYAFVPPVPGHDRPECFVYRTIEDLDGIRAAAESAGPGATGVVVGGGLLGLEAANALRLLGITPHVVEFAPRLMSAQIDEGGGAILERLVTDLGLQVHTGVGTSSIERAEDGAGLRVTLSDESVIDASMVVFSAGIRPRDQIARDAGLEVGPRGGVITDLGLRSSDPHIYAVGEVAAVEGTCYGLVAPGYTTAEIVADRLLGGAGEFPGADMSTKLKLLGVDVASFGDAHGATEGALSVVLHDAAKGTYAKLVISDDAKILLGGILVGDASQYAALRPLVGSELPAEPAALISPAGAELGADALPDDAQICSCNNVSKGTICGAIADGACDVPGIKSCTAAGTSCGGCVPMLKKLLEQSGVEMSKALCEHFEQSRAELFEVVQATGIRTFSELITKHGRGAGCDICKPAVASILASTSSDHILDGEQAALQDTNDHFLANMQKNGTYSVVPRMPGGECTPEQLIEIGQIAKDFGLYVKVTGGQRIDLFGARVEQLPQIWQRLVDVGMESGHAYGKALRTVKSCVGSTWCRYGQQDSVGMAVRLEKRYRGLRSPHKLKLAVSGCARECAEARGKDVGVIATENGWNLYVGGNGGLTPKHAVLLAGDLDDETLIKYVDRYLMFYIRTADRLQRTAPWQEALEGGIDHVREVVCEDSLGIAGDLEAAMARHVAGYKDEWSAVLEDPEKLSRFVSFVNAPDQADPTIGFDDSGERKVPVLLGMPDIPAGAATDAATDGK; encoded by the coding sequence ATGAACCCCACTGTGGAACCCACTCCGCGCAAGACCGTGGTGGTCGTCGGGCACGGCATGGTCGGCCACCGGTTCGTCGAGGCACTGCGTTCGCGCGACACCGAGGGCCGGTGGCAGGTCGTCGTTCTCGGTGAGGAGCCGCGGGCGGCCTACGACCGCGTCGGGTTGTCGTCGTACGTCGGCAACTGGAACGCCGGCGAACTGGCGTTGCCCGGCAACGAGTACGCCGGTGACTCGCTGGTGGATCTGCGGCTGGGCGCGTGCGCCGAGACGATCGACCGCGACGCGCGCAAGGTCACCACCGCCACCGGCGACGTGATCGGTTACGACGCACTGGTTCTCGCGACCGGCTCGTACGCCTTCGTTCCGCCGGTGCCGGGGCACGACCGGCCGGAGTGCTTCGTCTACCGCACCATCGAGGATCTCGACGGCATCCGGGCCGCGGCCGAGTCGGCGGGTCCGGGCGCGACCGGCGTGGTGGTCGGCGGTGGCCTGCTCGGCCTGGAGGCGGCGAACGCGCTGCGGCTGTTGGGGATCACGCCGCATGTGGTCGAGTTCGCGCCGCGGCTGATGTCGGCGCAGATCGACGAGGGCGGCGGCGCGATCCTGGAGCGCCTGGTCACCGATCTGGGCTTGCAGGTGCACACCGGTGTCGGCACCTCGTCCATCGAGCGGGCCGAAGACGGTGCGGGACTGCGGGTCACGCTGTCGGACGAGTCGGTCATCGACGCGTCGATGGTGGTGTTCTCGGCCGGTATCCGGCCGCGCGACCAGATCGCCCGTGACGCCGGGCTGGAGGTCGGCCCGCGCGGCGGCGTCATCACCGACCTGGGCCTGCGGAGCTCCGATCCGCACATCTACGCCGTCGGCGAGGTGGCCGCGGTGGAGGGCACCTGTTACGGGCTGGTGGCCCCGGGCTACACCACCGCCGAGATCGTGGCGGACCGATTGCTCGGCGGCGCGGGGGAATTCCCGGGCGCGGACATGTCCACCAAGCTGAAGCTGCTCGGCGTGGACGTGGCCAGCTTCGGTGACGCGCACGGCGCCACGGAGGGCGCGCTGTCGGTGGTGCTGCACGACGCGGCCAAGGGCACCTACGCGAAACTGGTCATCTCCGACGACGCCAAGATCCTGCTGGGTGGCATCCTGGTCGGCGACGCCTCGCAGTACGCGGCGCTGCGCCCGCTGGTCGGCAGCGAATTACCGGCCGAGCCGGCGGCACTGATCTCGCCCGCCGGTGCGGAACTGGGCGCCGACGCGTTACCCGACGACGCGCAGATCTGCTCGTGCAACAACGTGTCCAAGGGCACGATCTGCGGCGCCATCGCGGACGGCGCCTGCGACGTTCCGGGCATCAAGAGCTGCACCGCGGCCGGAACCTCCTGCGGCGGTTGCGTTCCCATGCTCAAGAAGCTGCTGGAGCAGTCGGGCGTGGAGATGTCCAAGGCGCTGTGCGAGCATTTCGAGCAGTCACGCGCGGAGCTGTTCGAGGTCGTCCAGGCCACCGGCATCCGCACGTTCTCGGAACTGATCACCAAGCACGGCCGGGGCGCCGGCTGCGATATCTGCAAGCCGGCGGTCGCCTCCATCCTGGCCTCCACCTCCAGCGACCACATCCTGGACGGGGAGCAGGCCGCGCTGCAGGACACCAACGACCACTTCCTGGCCAATATGCAGAAGAACGGCACCTATTCGGTGGTGCCGCGGATGCCCGGCGGCGAATGCACGCCCGAGCAGCTCATCGAGATCGGGCAGATTGCCAAGGATTTCGGGCTGTACGTGAAGGTGACCGGCGGTCAGCGGATCGACCTGTTCGGTGCGCGGGTGGAGCAGCTGCCGCAGATCTGGCAGCGGCTCGTCGATGTCGGCATGGAGTCCGGTCACGCCTACGGTAAGGCGCTGCGGACCGTGAAGAGCTGCGTCGGTTCCACCTGGTGCCGGTACGGGCAGCAGGATTCGGTCGGCATGGCGGTGCGGCTGGAGAAGCGGTATCGCGGGCTGCGGTCGCCGCACAAGCTGAAGCTGGCGGTGTCCGGATGCGCCCGGGAATGCGCCGAGGCGCGCGGCAAGGACGTCGGCGTCATCGCCACCGAGAACGGCTGGAACCTGTACGTCGGCGGCAACGGCGGCCTCACCCCCAAGCACGCGGTGCTGCTGGCCGGTGACCTCGACGACGAGACGCTGATCAAGTACGTCGACCGGTACCTGATGTTCTACATCCGCACCGCCGACCGGCTGCAGCGCACCGCGCCGTGGCAGGAGGCGCTGGAGGGTGGCATCGATCACGTCCGGGAGGTCGTCTGCGAGGACTCGCTGGGCATCGCCGGCGACCTGGAGGCGGCCATGGCCAGGCACGTCGCCGGGTACAAGGACGAGTGGTCGGCGGTGCTGGAGGACCCGGAGAAGCTGTCGCGGTTCGTCTCCTTCGTCAACGCGCCTGATCAGGCGGATCCGACCATCGGATTCGATGACAGCGGGGAGCGAAAGGTCCCGGTTCTGCTGGGTATGCCGGACATACCGGCCGGCGCGGCCACCGACGCCGCCACGGATGGGAAATAA
- a CDS encoding NarK/NasA family nitrate transporter: MPTLSTLTRSHDIEHWDAEDVEAWEAGGKDVARRNLIWSVFAEHIGFSVWSIWSVMVLFMPTDVFHIDTAGKFFLGAVPTLVGGVLRIPYTVATAKFGGRNWTIFSALALLVPTLLTLYFINQPGTSYTTFLIIAALAGLGGGNFASSMANINVFYPQRLKGWALGLNAGGGNVGVPVIQLVGLAVIAAVGSAYGHASVVCLVYLALIVIAAAGAALYMDNVRNQKADYGYMVTALKVPQSWVIAFLYIGTFGSFIGYSFAFGQVLQIGFVAGGDKAADAALHAAQIAFIGPLLGSLARPYGGKWADRFGGSRVTLFSFGVMTVAALVVAGASAVADGNGHVPSGGVMVALVLGFIALFVVSGVGNGSVTKIIPSVFEAKSRGLEMDSAGRAAWAQNTSGALIGFVGAIGALGGVGINLVLRSSYASTKSATTAFWVFMVFYLVCAAVCWAVFLRRPSAGHASGSDVVTEAESFVLDAESDSGHGDSLSGSGFQSTNRRPRA, translated from the coding sequence ATGCCGACGCTGAGTACGCTGACGCGCAGTCACGACATCGAGCACTGGGATGCCGAGGACGTCGAGGCATGGGAGGCCGGCGGTAAGGACGTCGCGCGCCGCAACCTGATCTGGTCGGTGTTCGCCGAGCACATCGGATTCTCGGTGTGGTCCATCTGGTCGGTGATGGTGCTGTTCATGCCCACCGACGTGTTCCACATCGACACTGCGGGCAAGTTCTTCCTCGGTGCGGTGCCGACGCTGGTCGGCGGCGTGCTGCGGATCCCCTACACGGTGGCCACCGCCAAGTTCGGCGGGCGCAACTGGACCATCTTCTCGGCGCTCGCGCTGCTGGTGCCGACCCTGCTGACGCTGTACTTCATCAATCAGCCGGGCACCTCGTACACCACCTTCCTGATCATCGCGGCGCTGGCGGGCCTGGGCGGCGGCAACTTCGCCTCCTCGATGGCCAATATCAACGTCTTCTATCCGCAGCGGCTCAAGGGCTGGGCGCTCGGGCTCAACGCCGGCGGCGGCAACGTCGGCGTGCCGGTGATCCAGCTGGTCGGCCTCGCGGTCATCGCCGCGGTCGGCAGCGCCTACGGGCACGCCTCGGTGGTCTGCCTCGTCTACCTGGCGCTGATCGTGATCGCGGCCGCGGGCGCGGCGCTGTACATGGACAACGTGCGCAACCAGAAGGCCGACTACGGCTACATGGTCACGGCGCTGAAGGTGCCGCAGTCCTGGGTGATCGCGTTCCTCTACATCGGCACGTTCGGGTCGTTCATCGGCTACAGCTTCGCCTTCGGGCAGGTACTGCAGATCGGTTTCGTCGCGGGCGGTGACAAGGCCGCCGACGCCGCGCTGCACGCCGCGCAGATCGCCTTCATCGGTCCGCTGCTCGGCTCGCTGGCGCGGCCCTACGGCGGCAAGTGGGCCGACCGGTTCGGCGGCAGCCGGGTGACGCTGTTCAGCTTCGGTGTCATGACGGTGGCCGCCCTGGTGGTGGCCGGCGCGAGCGCGGTGGCCGACGGCAACGGGCACGTGCCCAGCGGTGGCGTCATGGTGGCGCTGGTGCTCGGCTTCATCGCGCTGTTCGTGGTGTCGGGTGTCGGCAACGGCTCGGTCACCAAGATCATCCCGTCCGTGTTCGAGGCGAAATCCCGTGGCCTGGAGATGGATTCGGCCGGCCGGGCGGCCTGGGCGCAGAACACCTCGGGTGCGCTGATCGGTTTCGTCGGCGCGATCGGCGCGCTCGGCGGCGTCGGCATCAACCTGGTGCTGCGCTCGTCCTACGCCTCCACCAAGTCCGCGACCACCGCGTTCTGGGTGTTCATGGTCTTCTATCTGGTCTGCGCGGCGGTGTGCTGGGCGGTGTTCCTGCGCCGGCCGAGCGCCGGGCACGCGTCCGGCAGCGACGTGGTGACCGAGGCCGAGTCGTTCGTGCTCGACGCCGAGAGCGACTCGGGACACGGAGACTCCCTGTCCGGCAGCGGATTCCAGTCCACCAACCGTCGGCCCAGAGCCTGA
- a CDS encoding MFS transporter has protein sequence MIFNVTVTAEQPTTAEVRRRRALFEGRLLVFAAILMSAVTLRLAVTAFTPLAERIGADIGYSTAVVGVFGMIPTAMFAFAGVLTPIFVRRLGLERTALAAMLMAGVGQLARAVVPGTWELLALSALALAGMGIGNVVVPPLVKRYFPDRLAVLSSLYITMVQLGTVVPALIAVPVADAAGWRVSLGLWSLLGFAAALPWLGVLRDRRGHDRADRTALPEQRPADGKVWRSPVAWGMAGMFGMTSLTTYAMFTWLPKIFTDAGASAAFGGTMVAVFSLIGLVAALTAPSVTARVRNPFPIVIVCAVCFFVAFAGLLTAPMSAPWLWVVLLGLGPSTFPMGLTLINLRTRTQAGSASLSGFTQGVGYTVACVGPLLFGVLHDATGGWGAPFALLVVAVLVLLAGAWQACRPRMLEDTW, from the coding sequence ATGATTTTTAACGTGACGGTAACAGCTGAGCAGCCCACCACCGCCGAGGTTCGCCGGCGCCGCGCGTTGTTCGAGGGGCGGCTGCTCGTCTTCGCCGCCATTCTCATGTCGGCGGTCACGCTGCGACTCGCGGTCACCGCGTTCACCCCGCTGGCCGAGCGGATCGGCGCCGACATCGGGTATTCGACCGCCGTCGTCGGCGTCTTCGGGATGATTCCCACCGCCATGTTCGCCTTCGCCGGCGTGCTGACGCCGATCTTCGTGCGCCGGCTGGGCCTGGAGCGCACCGCGCTGGCGGCGATGCTGATGGCCGGCGTCGGTCAGCTCGCGCGGGCCGTGGTGCCGGGCACCTGGGAGCTGCTGGCGCTCTCGGCGCTGGCGCTGGCCGGCATGGGTATCGGCAACGTGGTGGTCCCGCCGCTGGTCAAGCGCTATTTCCCGGACCGCCTGGCGGTGCTGAGCTCGCTGTACATCACGATGGTGCAGCTGGGCACGGTGGTGCCGGCGCTGATCGCGGTGCCGGTGGCCGACGCCGCGGGCTGGCGGGTGTCGCTGGGGTTGTGGTCGCTGCTCGGATTCGCGGCCGCGCTGCCGTGGCTGGGCGTGCTGCGCGATCGGCGCGGGCACGACCGGGCCGATCGGACCGCCCTGCCGGAACAGCGCCCGGCCGACGGCAAGGTATGGCGGTCGCCGGTGGCCTGGGGGATGGCGGGGATGTTCGGCATGACCTCGCTGACCACCTATGCCATGTTCACCTGGCTGCCGAAGATCTTCACCGACGCCGGCGCGTCCGCGGCGTTCGGCGGCACCATGGTCGCGGTCTTCTCGCTGATCGGTCTGGTCGCCGCGCTCACCGCGCCCAGCGTCACGGCGCGGGTGCGCAATCCCTTTCCGATCGTGATCGTGTGTGCCGTCTGCTTTTTCGTCGCCTTCGCCGGACTGCTGACGGCGCCGATGAGCGCGCCCTGGCTGTGGGTGGTGCTGCTGGGCCTGGGGCCGAGCACGTTCCCGATGGGCCTGACGCTGATCAACCTGCGCACCCGCACGCAGGCCGGGTCGGCGTCGCTGTCCGGGTTCACGCAGGGCGTCGGCTACACGGTGGCGTGCGTGGGTCCGCTGCTGTTCGGGGTGCTGCACGACGCGACAGGTGGCTGGGGTGCGCCGTTCGCGCTGCTGGTGGTCGCGGTGCTGGTGCTGCTGGCCGGCGCCTGGCAGGCGTGCCGGCCGCGGATGCTGGAGGACACCTGGTGA
- a CDS encoding FadR/GntR family transcriptional regulator has product MQPVRRTSLIAQVTEQLRAEIRSGRWPVGSRIPTEPELTELTGTGRNTVREAVQALVHAGMLERRQGSGTYVIATSDLGGTLTKYFADAVERDILELRQALDTQAARLAAQRRDDSDIAALLRLLEARRQAWDEDDAGAIDADVALHRAIVVASHNAVYLEFYDSLLPVIEEVIRSRTAKSGDTYHAEHAELVHAVIDGDPERAAQAANCFLGSLIAEYPDK; this is encoded by the coding sequence GTGCAACCCGTCCGTCGCACCAGTCTCATCGCTCAGGTCACCGAGCAGCTGCGTGCCGAAATCCGTTCCGGCCGTTGGCCTGTCGGCTCCCGCATCCCCACCGAGCCGGAGCTGACCGAACTCACCGGCACCGGCCGCAACACCGTCCGCGAGGCGGTGCAGGCCCTCGTCCACGCCGGCATGCTGGAACGCCGCCAGGGCTCGGGCACGTACGTCATCGCCACTTCCGACCTGGGCGGCACGCTCACCAAGTACTTCGCCGACGCCGTCGAGCGCGACATCCTCGAGCTGCGCCAGGCACTCGACACCCAGGCCGCCAGGCTGGCCGCGCAGCGCCGCGACGACAGCGATATCGCCGCCCTGCTGCGGTTGCTCGAGGCACGCCGGCAGGCCTGGGACGAAGACGACGCGGGCGCCATCGACGCCGACGTGGCATTGCACCGCGCGATCGTGGTCGCCAGCCACAATGCGGTATATCTGGAGTTCTACGATTCGCTGCTCCCGGTGATCGAGGAGGTAATCCGTTCCAGGACGGCCAAATCCGGCGACACCTACCACGCCGAACATGCCGAACTGGTACACGCGGTGATCGACGGCGACCCGGAACGCGCCGCCCAGGCCGCGAACTGCTTCCTCGGCTCCCTGATCGCGGAGTATCCGGACAAGTAA
- a CDS encoding MFS transporter: MTTTTDAVRTGSDRPAFRYQRRGRWLDHWHPDDETFWENGGKQTARKNLIFSVFAENLGFSIWVIWASVVTTMGSAGFEFLAGLGSGNPTAVSNSLLLTSTPTLVGAVLRVPYTFAIPKFGGRAFTVFSAGMLLAPTLGLAYFVNQPETPMWVFLLLAALAGVGGGNFSSSMANINFFFPEGKKGSALGINAAGGNMGVAQTQLIVPLIITLGTHLMAKDPGGYRFGITLAVLVWVPFVLFAMFGALRYMDSIRSAKSDGRSYRVALSNRHTWIMAFLYIGTFGSFIGFSFAFPTLLKANFPDLAKIGWMSTLGNLAFLGAFVGSFSRPFGGWVGDKLGGARITYYVFGSMAVATALIMISLSLKSFPLYLLSFLLLFVLTGIGNGSTYRMIPTIFGAEARRRAEANGEDPDGAVASAKRQAGAAIGVVGAVGAAGGWLLQQALRESNTHFGSMAPAFWSYAVAFLVMATVTWWCYLRSSFAVRRAPSLAYANV, encoded by the coding sequence ATGACCACCACGACCGACGCCGTCCGGACCGGCTCGGACCGGCCCGCATTCCGATATCAACGCCGCGGCCGCTGGCTGGACCACTGGCACCCGGACGACGAAACCTTCTGGGAGAACGGCGGAAAGCAGACCGCGCGCAAGAACCTGATCTTCTCGGTGTTCGCCGAGAATCTCGGCTTCAGCATCTGGGTGATCTGGGCCAGCGTCGTCACCACCATGGGCTCGGCGGGCTTCGAGTTCCTCGCCGGCCTCGGCAGCGGAAACCCCACCGCAGTCAGCAATTCGCTGCTGCTGACCTCGACGCCGACCCTGGTCGGGGCGGTGCTGCGGGTGCCGTACACCTTCGCGATCCCGAAGTTCGGCGGCCGCGCCTTCACCGTCTTCAGCGCGGGCATGCTGCTGGCGCCCACCCTGGGACTGGCCTACTTCGTCAACCAGCCCGAGACGCCCATGTGGGTGTTCCTGCTCCTCGCCGCCCTCGCCGGCGTCGGCGGCGGCAACTTCTCCTCGTCGATGGCGAACATCAACTTCTTCTTCCCCGAGGGCAAGAAGGGCAGCGCGCTGGGCATCAACGCCGCCGGCGGCAACATGGGCGTGGCGCAGACCCAGCTGATCGTGCCGCTGATCATCACCCTCGGCACCCATCTCATGGCGAAGGATCCGGGCGGCTACCGGTTCGGCATCACGCTGGCCGTGCTGGTCTGGGTGCCGTTCGTGCTGTTCGCGATGTTCGGCGCGCTGCGCTACATGGACAGCATCCGCTCCGCGAAATCCGACGGCCGGTCCTACCGGGTGGCGTTGTCCAACCGGCACACCTGGATCATGGCGTTCCTCTACATCGGCACCTTCGGTTCGTTCATCGGCTTCTCGTTCGCGTTCCCGACGCTGCTGAAGGCCAACTTCCCGGATCTGGCGAAGATCGGCTGGATGAGCACGCTCGGCAACCTGGCCTTCCTCGGCGCCTTCGTCGGCTCGTTCAGCCGGCCCTTCGGCGGCTGGGTGGGCGACAAGCTGGGCGGCGCGCGGATCACCTACTACGTGTTCGGCAGCATGGCGGTCGCCACCGCGCTCATCATGATCTCGTTGTCGCTGAAGAGTTTTCCGCTCTATCTGCTGTCGTTCCTGCTGCTGTTCGTGCTGACCGGAATCGGCAACGGTTCGACCTACCGGATGATCCCGACGATCTTCGGGGCCGAGGCACGCCGCCGTGCGGAGGCGAACGGCGAGGATCCGGACGGCGCGGTGGCCTCGGCCAAGCGCCAGGCCGGTGCCGCGATCGGCGTGGTGGGCGCCGTCGGCGCGGCCGGCGGCTGGCTGCTGCAACAGGCGCTGCGCGAATCCAACACCCACTTCGGCAGCATGGCGCCGGCCTTCTGGTCCTACGCGGTGGCCTTCCTGGTCATGGCCACGGTGACCTGGTGGTGCTACCTGCGCTCGTCGTTCGCGGTGCGCCGGGCCCCGTCACTGGCCTACGCGAACGTGTAA
- a CDS encoding TIGR02569 family protein produces the protein MTAVEPPEHVRATFGLREVTPVALGDWDGGWRCGDVVLSPVADHPRAAWSANVRETLRVDGVRLARPVRGTDGRYVVSGWRADTFLEGTPEARHDEVVSVSLRLHKATAELERPRFLIHQPITPWVDVDVFVAADRAAWEPVPLRSLKVGGMLPATSPDGRRSLETLTQLATLRKPVQTPSQLVHGDLFGTVLFAGTAMPGLTDITPYWRPPSWAAAVIVVDALSWGGADDGLLQRWSDLPEWPQMMLRAVMFRLAVHALHPRSTPEAFPGLARTADMTRLLL, from the coding sequence GTGACTGCTGTGGAACCCCCCGAACATGTGCGAGCCACATTCGGGCTTCGCGAGGTGACGCCGGTCGCGCTGGGCGATTGGGACGGCGGATGGCGGTGCGGGGACGTGGTGTTGTCCCCGGTGGCCGATCATCCGCGGGCGGCCTGGTCGGCCAATGTGCGCGAGACCCTGCGGGTGGACGGGGTGCGGCTGGCCCGTCCGGTGCGCGGCACCGACGGCCGGTACGTCGTATCCGGTTGGCGCGCCGACACATTCCTGGAGGGCACGCCCGAGGCGCGGCACGACGAGGTGGTGTCGGTGTCGCTGCGGCTGCACAAGGCCACCGCCGAGCTGGAGCGCCCGCGGTTCCTGATCCATCAGCCGATCACGCCGTGGGTGGATGTCGACGTCTTCGTCGCCGCCGACCGGGCCGCCTGGGAGCCGGTGCCGCTGCGCAGCCTCAAGGTGGGCGGCATGCTGCCGGCCACCTCGCCCGACGGGCGGCGCAGCCTCGAGACGCTGACGCAGCTGGCGACCCTGCGCAAGCCGGTGCAGACCCCGTCCCAGCTGGTGCACGGCGACCTGTTCGGCACGGTGCTGTTCGCCGGGACCGCCATGCCGGGGCTGACGGACATCACGCCGTACTGGCGGCCGCCGTCCTGGGCCGCCGCGGTGATCGTGGTGGACGCGCTGTCCTGGGGCGGCGCCGACGACGGGCTGCTACAGCGCTGGTCGGATCTGCCGGAGTGGCCGCAGATGATGTTGCGCGCGGTGATGTTCCGACTAGCGGTGCATGCCCTGCATCCCCGTTCGACGCCGGAGGCGTTCCCCGGACTGGCCCGTACGGCCGATATGACCCGCCTGCTGCTGTGA
- the moeZ gene encoding adenylyltransferase/sulfurtransferase MoeZ, which produces MSAPQSLPPLVEPAAELTNDEVARYSRHLIIPDLGVDGQKRLKNARVLVIGAGGLGSPALLYLAAAGVGTLGIVEFDEVDASNLQRQIIHGESDIGRSKADSARDSILEINSGIDVRLHKIRLEPENAVELFADYDLIVDGTDNFATRYLVNDAAVLAGKPYVWGSIYRFEGQVSVFWEDAPDGPGGEKRGINYRDLYPEAPPPGMVPSCAEGGVLGVLCASIGSVMVTEAIKLITGIGESLLGRLMVYDALDMNYRTIKLRRDPERQPITELIDYEAFCGVVSEEGQSAALGSTVTARELKEMLDAGKDVAIVDVREPVEWDIVRIEGATLIPKDRILSGEALAELPQNRPIVLHCKSGVRSAEALAALKRAGFSDAVHLQGGILAWANQVDPSLPVY; this is translated from the coding sequence GTGTCAGCACCACAATCCCTGCCACCACTGGTCGAGCCGGCCGCGGAGCTGACCAATGACGAGGTCGCCCGCTACAGCCGGCACCTGATCATTCCGGATCTCGGTGTGGACGGGCAGAAACGGCTGAAGAACGCCCGGGTGCTCGTGATCGGTGCGGGTGGTCTGGGCTCTCCCGCGCTGTTGTATCTGGCCGCGGCCGGGGTGGGCACGCTGGGCATCGTGGAGTTCGACGAGGTGGATGCGTCGAATTTGCAGCGGCAGATCATCCACGGCGAATCCGATATCGGGCGCAGCAAGGCCGACAGCGCGCGGGATTCGATTCTGGAGATCAATTCCGGAATCGACGTGCGGCTGCACAAGATTCGGCTGGAGCCGGAGAACGCGGTCGAGTTGTTCGCCGACTACGACCTGATCGTGGACGGCACCGACAACTTCGCGACGCGGTATCTCGTCAACGATGCGGCGGTGCTGGCCGGTAAGCCCTACGTGTGGGGCTCGATCTACCGGTTCGAGGGCCAGGTGTCGGTGTTCTGGGAAGACGCGCCCGACGGGCCGGGCGGCGAGAAGCGCGGCATCAACTACCGGGACCTGTACCCGGAGGCGCCGCCGCCGGGCATGGTGCCCTCCTGCGCCGAGGGCGGCGTGCTGGGCGTGCTGTGCGCGTCGATCGGCTCGGTCATGGTCACCGAGGCGATCAAGCTGATCACCGGGATCGGCGAGTCGCTGCTGGGCCGGCTGATGGTGTACGACGCACTGGATATGAACTACCGCACCATCAAGCTGCGGCGCGATCCGGAGCGGCAGCCGATCACCGAGCTGATCGACTACGAGGCGTTCTGCGGTGTGGTCTCGGAGGAGGGGCAGTCCGCCGCCCTGGGCTCCACCGTGACGGCGCGCGAGCTCAAGGAGATGCTCGACGCCGGTAAGGACGTCGCGATCGTGGACGTGCGCGAGCCGGTGGAATGGGACATCGTCCGCATCGAGGGCGCGACGCTGATCCCGAAGGACCGCATCCTGTCCGGCGAGGCGCTGGCCGAGCTGCCGCAGAATCGGCCGATCGTGTTGCACTGCAAGAGCGGGGTGCGTTCGGCCGAGGCGCTGGCGGCGCTGAAGCGGGCGGGCTTCTCCGACGCGGTGCACCTGCAGGGCGGCATCCTCGCCTGGGCCAATCAGGTCGATCCCAGCCTGCCGGTGTACTGA